One Ignavibacterium sp. DNA segment encodes these proteins:
- a CDS encoding GxxExxY protein: MEKDDLTYKIIGCSMKVHNTLGPGFQEVIYQRCLAIELERANIEFAREQEQKIYYEGIEVGTRRADFVAENKVIIELKALVNLEDVHIAQAKNYVVAYDFPLGLLINFGSQSLQYKLIFNPKYSDKNSENSKIQ; this comes from the coding sequence ATGGAAAAAGATGATCTAACATATAAAATAATTGGCTGCTCAATGAAGGTTCATAATACTTTGGGACCAGGTTTTCAGGAAGTAATTTATCAAAGATGTTTGGCAATCGAACTTGAAAGAGCTAATATTGAATTTGCAAGAGAACAAGAACAAAAGATATATTATGAAGGAATAGAGGTTGGAACAAGACGAGCAGATTTTGTAGCTGAAAATAAAGTTATTATTGAATTAAAAGCATTAGTAAATCTTGAGGATGTTCATATTGCACAAGCAAAGAATTATGTAGTAGCTTATGATTTTCCATTAGGATTGTTGATTAATTTCGGTTCACAAAGTTTACAGTACAAATTGATATTTAATCCAAAATATTCAGATAAAAATTCTGAAAATTCTAAAATTCAGTGA